In one window of Episyrphus balteatus chromosome 3, idEpiBalt1.1, whole genome shotgun sequence DNA:
- the LOC129914310 gene encoding MD-2-related lipid-recognition protein-like encodes MLLIRSLVLLIAVGLALGEVVNFKQCRDYTGNCVVHEVRIDPCPQAAENKACRIKRRKPASISFDFTPGFDSENATSSVFWARETEDLELEDMDHNSCNYSTCPYKSDQKNTLSFELPIRSKFPLNDYEIKWRLKGGAGDECCFTTSIKIVR; translated from the coding sequence ATGCTGCTTATTCGTAGCTTGGTCTTATTGATTGCAGTCGGACTTGCACTTGGAGAAGTTGTTAATTTCAAGCAATGCAGAGATTATACCGGCAATTGTGTTGTTCATGAAGTTCGTATCGACCCATGCCCACAAGCAGCTGAAAACAAAGCTTGCAGAATCAAGAGACGTAAGCCAGCAAGTATCTCATTCGACTTCACCCCAGGATTTGATAGTGAGAATGCAACTTCGTCAGTCTTCTGGGCACGAGAAACCGAAGATTTGGAATTGGAGGATATGGATCACAACAGTTGCAACTACTCCACCTGCCCCTACAAGTCCGACCAGAAGAATACCCTCAGCTTTGAGTTGCCAATCCGTTCGAAATTCCCATTGAATGACTACGAGATTAAGTGGAGACTAAAGGGTGGTGCCGGTGATGAGTGCTGCTTCACAACTTCCATTAAAATTGTtcgttaa